Part of the Oscillibacter hominis genome is shown below.
CCCCTGGGCCGCATGGGGTATCGGGAGGTGGGCAGCGCGTCCATCATCATGGTGGGGAACTCCTCCAGCTGGGTGAAGAGCTCCTCCGGGCTCAGATAGAGCTTGCTCCATTCCCCAGCCAGCACGCCGGCGGAAAGCAGCGTCTCCGTGTCCTGTTTGCACTGGAGCGCCCTGCCCTTGGCTGCCTCGTCCACCCGGGCGCTCTCGCTGATGCACACCAGCGCATCCGGCGGCAGGTAGTCCGCCCCCGACGTCATCTTCCCATACAGTGCCGTTAGATACCGGTCCGGCCCGTCGGGCATGGCGCCGGCGCCAAGGCGCTCCGCGTCGGCGCGGAGGGTCTGGGCCAGCTTCTCATGCTTTTTCTCCGACCTGGCCGCCAGGGCCTCCAGCGCCTTTGCCAGCGCCAAGACGCCCCCCTCCCCATAGGCGGGAAGAAATTCCGAGGCCGGGAGGATCAGGGCGGACTTCACATTTTTGATCCGGCGCTGGGTGGCTGTGTCAAACAGTCCGCAGGAGTCGATTTCGTCGTCGAAAAACTCGCAGCGTACCGGCCGTTCCATCATAGGGGAAAACACATCCAAAATGCCGCCCCGGAGGGCAAACTGGCCGACACCCTCCACCTGGTCGGAGCGGGTGTAGCCCGCCGCAGTCAGCTTCTCCGCCAGGGCCTGGGGGTCTGCCCGGCCGCCCACCTTCACCGTAAAAGCCGCGTCCAGGAGCACCTCGCGGGGGATAGAGCGCTGCATCAGGGCGTCCACCGTGGCCACCACCACGCTCTCCCTGCCCTTGGCAAGCGCGTAGAGTGCGGCCAGGCGCCGGTGCTCCCAGCTGCGGGAGAAGGCGGCGGAGGTAAGCTGGAAGTCGCGGCCAAGCAGCCGCAGCGGCTCTCGCCCCATCAGCGTCTTCAGGTCCAGGCACAGCCTGAGAGCCTCTTTTTCATCGCCGCAGACCATCACCAGCGGCCGGCTGAGGCGCTGGGCAAGGGATGCGGAAATCTGGGAGCGGTGCACCGAGGCCGTGCCGGATACCGCCACAGGGCAGCGGCCGCCCTCAATCCGCCGGGCAAGCTCCTCGATCTCCGGTATGTTCAGCAGTGCGTTCGTCAGGGCCTCCATGTCGGCCTCCTTGTCATAATTTGTTAAAATTTGCCAGTTGTACGCATATGGGGGCGCACTCCGCCCCTTGCGGGGAGGGGTGTGCCTCCAAATTTATCCTGATTTATAGTATACGCCGGCTGTCAAGGCGAAGGGGCGCGCTTAGTTGAAGCGCCCCATGGCCTTGCGCAGCTCCTCGCCGGAGCAGATGGCCTCCGCCGCGTCGGCAGCCCGGGCAAAGGAGTTCAGGAGGATTTTACGGTCCTCCATGCTTGGCGTGCCTAAAACCCAGTCGGCCATGTCGTAATCGGGGTTGGATGGCGAACCCACGCCGATCTTGATCCGGGGGAACTGGTCGCTGCCCAAGTGGGCGATGATGTTTTTGATGCCGTTGTGGCCGCCGGCACTGCCGGAGGGCCGGATGCGGATCTTGCCCACCGGCAGATAGATGTCGTCGAAGATCACCAGCAGGTGGTCCAGGGGCACCTTGTAGAACTTCACCGCCTCCACGACCGCCTCGCCGGAGAGGTTCATATAGGTCTGGGGCTTCATCAGCAGCACCTTGGCGCCGCCGAAGGGGAAGATGTTGTAGGCGGACTTGAACTTGATCTTGTTGATCTTGACGTGCTCCCGCTCCGCGATCAGATCGGCGGTGAGGAAGCCCATGTTGTGGCGGGTGTTGGCGTACTCGCTGCCCGGGTTTCCGAGGCAGGCCACGATCCACTCCACGCCGGAGGGTTTTCCAAACATAACGTATCCCTTTCCAGAAAAGTGTAACGGCGGGGCGGGGAAAATCCCCGCCCCGCTTCCATCCATTTGTCTTAGCGGAACAGCTTGGAGATGGAAATCTCCTGGTAAGTACGCTCAATGGCCTCGGCAAACATGGGGGCCACGGTGAGGTACTTGATCTTGTCGCTGGCGCCCTCGGCAATGGGGGGGATGGTGTCCAGCAGGGCAAGCTCGGTGATCACGCTGTTGTTGATCCGCTCGATGGCGGGGCCGGAGAGGACGCCGTGGGAGGCGCAGGCATGGACGCTCTTGGCGTGGCCGATGTCGATCAGCGCCTTGGCGGCGTTGCAGAGGGATCCGCCGGTGTCCACCATGTCGTCGAAGATGATGCAGTCCTTGCCCTCCACGTCGCCGATGACGTTCATGACCTCGCAGGAGTTGGCCTTCTGGCGGCGCTTATCCACAATGGCCAGGGACATGTGGAGCTTTTGGGCAAAGGCGCGGGCGCGGGCCACGGAGCCCACGTCGGGGGAGACCACCATCATGTCCTCGCACTGGGAGCCGAACTTCTTGGCATAGTAGTCCACAAAAATGGGGTTGCCGGCCAGGTTGTCCACGGGGATATCGAAGAAGCCCTGGATCTGGGAGGCGTGCAGGTCCATGGTCAGCACACGGTCCGCGCCGGCGGCCGTGACCATGTTGGCCACCAGCTTGGCGGTGATGGGGTCCCGGGCCTTGGCCTTGCGGTCCTGGCGGGCGTAGCCGTAATAGGGCATCACCGCGGTGATGCGTCCGGCGCTGGCCCGCTTGAGCGCATCGATCATGATGAGCAGCTCCATCAGGTTCCGGTTCACAGGATTGCAGGTAGACTGGATGACGAACACGTCGGAGCCTCGGACAGTCTCATACAGCGAGACAAAAATCTCACCGTCGGAAAATGTCCCAACCTCAGACTCACCTAACTTGGTGCCCATGATTTTGCAGACTTCCTCCGCCAGTTTGTGGTTCGCATTGCCGCTGAACACTTTGATATCTTTGCCGTGTGCGATCATTTTAAGCGCCCTCTTTCTGTAATCTATCGTTATTATTTTATCGCTCCGCATTAAACCCCGCCACGGCGGCAGCCCGCCGGCGGCTTTGGTCCCAGATTCAGTCTTTCTTCTCCGCGTGGAGTGCCCGCCGCCGGGCGGCCCAGCCCTCCAGGTTCTTCTGCCGCGCCCTGGCCACCGCCAGCGCGTCGGCCGGCACCTCGTCTGTGATGGTGCTGCCCGCCGCGGTGTAGGCGCCGTCGCCCACCTTTACCGGTGCGATCAGGTTGGTGTTGCAGCCGATAAAGGCATGGTCGCCGATGGTGCAGCGGTATTTCTTGAACCCGTCGTAATTGGTGGTCACGGTGCCGCAGCCGAAGTTGACCTTTTGGCCCACATCGCTGTCTCCCACATAGGTCAGGTGGGAGATTTTGGTGCCGTCGCCGATGACGGAGTTCTTCACCTCCACAAAATCGCCCACCTTGATGTCATTGCCGATGGTGCAGCCCGGGCGGATATAGGCAAAGGGCCCGATCTTCACCCGGCTGCCGATGGTGCTCTCGTTGGCCTGGGATGCGTTGACCGTGGTCCCATCCCCCACTGTGCAGTCCCGGATCATGGCGTTGGGCCCGATCTCGCAGTCCCGGCCGATGGTCGTCTCTCCCCGCAAAATGGTGCCCGGCAGCACCACCGTGCCCGCTCCGATCTCCACCCGGGGGTCGATATATACAGAGGAACCGTCCAGGATGTGGACGCCGGCGGCCACATGGCGCCGTACAATCTCATCCCGGCAGGCAAGCTCCATTTCACGCAGGCGGGGAAGGTCGTATACAGCACTGAAGCCGGAAAGCTCCCGGGCGCCGGGGACGGCGTCGCTGCCATTTGTCCAGCTTTCGCGCAGGGCGGAGGCCTTTGCGGTATAGGCGTAGCTGCTCCCGCCGGGCAGCTCCAGAGGAAGCATCTCACAGGGGAAGACCGCCACCTCCCCCTCCTGGGATAAAAAGTCCATCAGCGCCTCACGGCTGCCGGAGACCAGAACATCCGCCTCCGCAGGGAAGCACCCGCGCAGCTCCGCAGCGTACTCCTCTTTGCCCCAGACAATAAAAAACCGCTGGATGCTGCGCGCCATCAATGTCTTGCCCACCCAGGTCAAAAGGGGACAAAATAAAACGGATTGCAGCATCAGCGGCCGGTCCACTCCCTCACAGGAGGCATCGTCAGGCAAAAAGAGAACTGCTCTTGTCTGATTCATCGGAAATCCCTCCCGTCGTCAAGTCTTACCCACATTATAACAAACAAAAAGGGAAAATCCAGAGGTTGCGGTAAAATAAATAATAGAATTTTCTACCTGGTTTTTGGACAGATTGAACGGTTTTTGAAACACAGTCCATCCTCTTCCAAATGGGAGACATGAAATTTTGTCATTTTATGTTGTTTTTTCAGGCAGAACTGTGAAATTGTTGTAGTTTCTTTCGAATTTCTGATAAAATTCTCACTTTGCGGTTGAATTTGCGATTCGAATGCATTACAATAGGGTGCGTTCATTTGGACGGAGGTTATTCTATGCTGCATATTGTCCTGGTGGAGCCGGAAATTCCGCAAAACTGCGGCAATATCGCCCGCACCTGCGCCGCCACCGGCAGCCACCTGCATCTCATTGAGCCCCTGGGCTTTGACATCTCCGAGCGGGCTGTGCGCCGGGCGGGCCTGGACTACTGGCACCTGGTGGATGTGTCGGTCTATGAAAACCTGGAGGCGCTGTTCCGGCTTCATCCGGAGGCGGCGGGCAATCTCTACCTCACCACCACCAAAGCGCCCCGTCCGTACAGCGAGGCCGTCTTTACCGACGGGTGCTGGCTGTTTTTCGGCAAGGAGACCGCAGGTCTTCCCAAGGACTTCCGGGAGGCATTTGCCGCCCGGTGCATTCGTCTGCCCATGCGCCCGGAGGCCCGGAGCCTGAACCTCGCCAACACAGTGGCCGTATGCGTCTATGAGGCGCTGCGCCAGATAGGCTTTCCCGGCCTTCTGGATCACGGGGAAATGGCCAGATAGCGGCTCAGGTTTTGGGAAATTTTTTGATTCTCCGGCCATACTATGCATATCCTGATTCCAAATCATCCAGTCGCATAAAGGAGATATCATCATATGAACTACAATAAAAAGACGGTCAGGGACGTGGATGTCCGCGGCAAGAAGGTGCTGCTGCGCTGCGACTTCAACGTGCCCATGGCCAAGGACGGCAGCGGCGTCATCACCGACGACAAGCGCATCCGGGCGGCTCTTCCCACCATCACCTACCTGCTGGACCAGGGCGCCGCGGTGATTGCCTGCTCCCACATGGGCAAGCCCAAGGGCGAGGTGAAGCCGGAGCTTTCCCTGAAGCCCGTGGCCGCCCGGCTCAGCGAACTGCTGGGCAGGGAGGTCATCATGGCCGGCGACGTGGTGGGCCCCGACGCCCAGGCCAAGGCCGCCGCGCTGCGGGGCGGGCAGATCATGCTCCTTGAAAACACACGCTTTGAACCCGGCGAAACCAAGAACGACCCGGCCCTTGCAAAGGCCATGGCCTCCCTTGCGGACCTCTATGTCTCCGACGCCTTCGGCGCCGTCCACCGGGCCCACGCCTCCACCGCCGGCGTGGCCGGGTTTCTGCCCGCCGTCTCCGGCTTTTTGATTGAAAAGGAGCTGGAGGTCATCGGCGGCGCCCTGAAGAGCCCCAAGCGTCCCCTGGTGGCCATCCTGGGCGGCAGCAAGGTGTCCTCCAAGATCGGGGTCATCAACAACCTGCTGGAACTGGCCGACACCATCATCATCGGCGGCGGCATGGCCTACACCTTCTCTGCCGCACAGGGCGGCAAGGTGGGCGACAGCCTGCTGGAGGCCGACTGGGAGGGATATGCCAACGAGATGGTGCAAAAGGCGGCGGACAAGGGCGTCCGGCTGCTGCTTCCTGTCGACACCGTCTGCGCCGACCAGTTCGCCCCGGACGCCAAGTGCCAGGTGGTGAAAGCCGGTGAAATCCCCGACGGCTGGCAGGGCCTGGACATCGGGCCCGAGACCATCGCCCTCTACTGCGCCGCCGTGGCCGACGCCGGCACCGTGATCTGGAACGGCCCCATGGGCGTCTTTGAGTTCCCCGCCTTTGCCAAAGGGACCGAGGCTGTGGCCGAGGCGCTGAGCAAGACCAGCGCTATTACCATCATCGGCGGCGGAGACAGTGCCGCCGCCGTGCAGCAGTTGGGCTATGCTGATAAAATGACCCACATCTCCACCGGCGGCGGAGCCAGCCTGGAGTTCATGGAGGGCAAGGAGCTTCCCGGCGTGGCCTGCCTGCTGGACAAGTAAGCACCGGTTCCCGCCGATCAGCGGGTCGCCCCCGGCCTGAACCAACCACTCATTTGTATCCTCTTAGCGGTTAGTGGGCCGCATCACATATTAGATAAGGGAGTATCAGAATTCATGAATCGCAGATATCGTAAAACAATCATCGCCGGCAACTGGAAGATGAATAAAACCGCCACGGAGACCAAGCAGTTCGCCGAAGAGCTTAAGCCCATCCTGCCCAAGGCCAAGTGGTGCGATGTGGTGGTCTGTGTGCCTGCCTGCAACATCTCCACGGCGGTCCGGGCCTTTAAGGATATGCGGGTGTCCATCGGCGCGGAAAACCTCTACTATGAAAAAAGCGGTGCCTACACCGGAGAGGTATCCGCCGACATGCTGAAGGATCTGGGCGTGAAATATGTCATCATCGGCCACTCCGAGCGGCGGCAGTATTTCGGCGAGACCGACGCCACCGTCAGCAAGAAGGTGCACGCCGCCCTGGACGCGGGCCTGCTGCCCATTATCTGCGTGGGCGAATCCCTGGAGCAGCGGGAGGCGGGCATCACCGCCGAGTGGATCGCCCTGCAGGTGAAATCCGCTCTGGTAGGCGTCAGCGCCGACAAGCTCCGCAAGTGCGTCATCGCCTATGAGCCCATCTGGGCCATCGGCACCGGCAAAACCGCCACCGCCGAGCAGGCGGCCGAGGTCTGCACCGCCATCCGCGCCACCATTCGCTCCCTCTATGGTGCCCGTGTGGCCCGCAGCGTCACCATCCAGTACGGCGGTTCCATGAATCCTTCCAACGCGGCGGAACTCCTGGCCCAGCCCGACGTGGACGGCGGCCTGATCGGCGGCGCCGCCCTGGTGCCCCAGAAGTTCGTGGATATCATCAACGCTGCAAACCAGGAGTAAGCAATCCAGTCTGAACGGAGCGGTCGGAAGAGCGCTCCCAACAAGTTCGATGGAGTCTGCCCTTTGCAGACAGAATGAGGATAGTGGAATCATGAATAAAACACCTACCGCATTGATTATTATGGATGGGTTCGGCCTGTCCGACGCCGTGGACGGCAATGCCATCCGCGCCGCCAAGACCCCCTGCCTGGATCAGCTGTTCGCCGAGTATGCCCACACCACCCTCTCCGCCTCCGGGCTGGATGTAGGACTGCCGGAAGGCCAGATGGGCAACAGCGAGGTGGGCCACACCAACATCGGCGGCGGCCGGGTGGTCTTTCAGGACCTGCCCCGCATCACCCGCTCCATTGAGGACGGCTCCTTTTTCCGGAACGAAGCCTATCTCCACGCCATGGACCAGTGCCTCAGCAAGGGCACCTCGCTCCACCTGTTCGGCCTCCTTTCCACCGGCGGCGTACATTCCCATCTGAACCACCTGTGGGCCCTTTTGAAGCTGGCCAAGGAGAAGGGGCTGGAGAAGGTCTATATCCACGCCTTTTTGGATGGACGGGACACCTCTCCCACCGCCGGCGCAGAATTTCTGGAGGAGTGCGTCGCCAAGTGTGGGGAAATCGGCGTGGGCAAGGTGGCCACTGTGATGGGCCGCTATTACGCCATGGACCGTGACAAGCGCTGGGAGCGGCTGGAGGCCGCCTATGACGCCATGGTTTACGGCGAGGGCGCCGTCACAAACCCCGATCCCGTGGCGGCTGTGAAGGCCTCCTATGAAAAGGGAGTCACCGACGAGTTTGTGGAGCCGGTGGTCTGCGACAGCGACGGCTGCGTGGGCGACAACGACAGCATCATTTTCTTCAACTTCCGCCCCGACCGTGCCCGCGAGATCACCCGTGCCTTTGTGGACCCGGAGTTTGACGGCTTTACCCACCAGTATTTCCCTGTGACCTTTGTGTGCAATACCGAGTACGACGCCTCCATGCCCAATGTGGAGGTTGCCTTCCCCCGCATCCGTGTGGAAAACGGCCTGGGCGAATATCTGAGCAAGCTGGGGCTGACCCAGCTGCGCATCGCCGAGACGGAAAAGTACGCCCATGTCACCTTCTTTTTCAACGGAGGCGTGGAAACCGTGTTTCCCGGAGAGGACCGGGTGCTGGTGCCCTCCCCCAAGGTGGCCACCTACGACATGCAGCCGGAGATGAGCGCCGTGGAGGTCTGTGACAAATGCGTGGAGCGGATCGAGTCCGGTGCCTATGACGTCATCATCCTCAATTTTGCCAACTGCGACATGGTGGGCCACACCGGTGTCTTTGACGCGGCTGTCAAGGCGGTGGAGACTGTGGATGAGTGTGTGGGCCGGGTGGTGAACGCCACTCTGAAGATGGGCGGCATCGCCATGGTCACTGCGGATCACGGAAATGCCGAGCAGATGAAGCAGCCCGACGGCAGCCCCATGACCGCCCATTCCATCAACCCGGTGCCCTTCATCCTCTGCGGCGCCGGCGCGGAACTGCGCAGTGGAAAGCTGGCCGACATCGCCCCCACCATCCTGGATGTGATGGGCCTTCAGTGCCCGCCGGAGATGGACGGTAAAACGTTGATTATCAAATAAAGCAGGAAATAGAAAAGGGACGGACACATAGTGTCCGTCCCTTTTTTACTTATATTTGCTCGTCTTTGCCATCAATGACGGCGGGCGGCTCCTCAGCAGCCTGATCGCCCTCCGATTTGGCCCCCTTTTTCCACGCAAGGAGCAGCACGGAAGCAAGCACACAGGCAATTCCAAGGCCCGAGCGCAGCGTCATCCCCTCATGGAGCAGCACAACGCCGGCCACCACACTGGTCAGCGGCTCAAAGGTGCTCAAGAGCGACGCATACTGGGGGCCGCACAGCTTGGTCCCCATCTGGAAGAATATGGTGGCCGTTGTGGTGCCGAAAGTGAAAAAGCAAATCAACACCCAGCCCAGCAGCGTCACGTGCACATGCAGCGCTCCCACGGCTGTGCTTACCACCAGAAGTGCCACAGCACCTGCCCCCTGGACGCAGAAAGTGAGCTGGTAGCGCCGCAGGACCATCTGCAATCCGGACTTGGCGAGAATGATGATGTAGAGGGCATAGGTGATCCCAGAGAGAAGCGCAATGCACACTCCAAATATGTTGCCGCTGTCGCCGGGCGTATAGAAGGACAGCACGCCCGCCATGCAAAGAGCGCAGCAGACCAGTTCCCTGCGGCCGATCTTCTCCCGGAAAAACAGCGCGCATCCCACCAGCACCAGCACCGGATAGACAAAGTGGAGCGTGGTGGATAGGCCGGAAGAAATGTAATTATAGGAGAGGAAGAGGAACGCGGGTGTGGCGGTAAAGCCGGCGGACAAAAGTATCAACTGCCCGATCTGGCGCCGGCTGAGGCGGGTCCGCCCCTCTATCCCGCAGCGGCGGCAGTCCATCCGATCCAGGAGGTATAGCGGTAAAAGGCTGAGCGAAAAGCGTACCAGCGTCAAAAAATAAGAATTTCCCCCGTTGGCGTAAATGACCTTGGCACCAATGGGCATCATGCCGAAAATCACCCCAGAGAGAATGATATAGAGGATTCCCTTCGCCTTCACACTCACCCTTCTTCCATGTTTCAAAAAGTCTATATTGCTCTCGCTAAGTGGTTCGCTCCAGTATATCAGATCATCCGGCACATTGTAAAGAACCATCGCGGAGGGCGTATGCGGAAAAAGCGGAGCAAAACGCTCCGCTTTTTCCAAAGCCTAAGAACCGATGCTGTATGCAGGTTGAATCAGCTGCAGCGGCCGCCGTCCACCACAAAGCTTCCGCCGGTGGCGTAGACGCTCATGTCGGTGGCCAGGAACAGGAAGGTGTAGGCGATCTGCTCGGCGGTGGCGATCCGGCGCAGCGGGCGATAGCTGCCGCAGGACTCCAGGAACTTCTCCATGGCCTCTTTCTCTTCGGGGGTCTTGGGATCGGCGGTGGTGATCTTGCCGGTCTGGATGCCCTCGCTGATGAGCATGGGGGTGATGATGTCGCCGGGGCAGACGCAGTTGACGCGGATGTTGTACTTGCCGAAGTCCACGGCCATGCCGCGGGTCAGGGCCGCCACGCCGCCCTTATAGGCATTGTATGGTGCGGAATCGGGCACGCCCTTGATGGCCGCGCCGGAGGCCGTGTTGACAATCACGCCGCCGCCCTGCTCGATCATGATGGGCACTGTGTGCTTGGAGAACAGGAATACGCCTTTCAGGCCGATATCCAGGCAGCGGTCCCACTCCTCTTCCGTGGTGTCCAGCACAGTCTTGCGCACGATGATACCGGCGTTGTTCACCAGAATATCAATCCGGCCAAACGCGGCCTTGACCGCTTCCACGGTGGCCTTGACGTCCGCTTCACTGGACACATTGCACTTAAAGAACTTGGCGGAATCGCCGATCTTGTCTGCCTCCTCCTGGCACTTGTCGCTGATGTCCACCATGGCTACCTTGGCGCCGTACTTGACATACAACTGGGAAACCGCCAGGCCGATGCCGGAGCCGGCACCGGTGATGATGGCCACCTTGCCTTCCAAAGACAGATACTTATCCTGAATTTCCATTGAGAGCCTCCAAAATGTCCCTAAGATAGGGAAAATAAATGTGACGACCGGTTAAAAAGTTCGCTTTAAACTTAGCCCAGGATGCCGATGCTGAGGACAGGAACAAAGGTCAGCAGCATCAGGACAATGAGCATCACGCCGATCATAGGCAAAATCTTCTTTGCGATATCTACCACGGAAACACCGGAAATCGCAGAGGCAAAGAACAGGTTGCAGCCATAGGGCGGGGTGATGAAACCGATTGCCAAGTTGACGGTCATGATGATACCAAACTGGACAGGGCTCATGCCGATGCCGAGGATAATCGGCAGCAGGATGGGGGTCAGAATGACCGTAGAGGAGATGTTGTCGATGAAGCAGCCCACGATCAGCAGGAACAGGTTGATGACCAGCAGAATCGCAATGGGGTTGCTGATGTTCAGGATGCCCTTGGCGATGGTGGTGGGCACCTGGGACATGGTCAGGAACCGGGCAAAGGACATGGAGATACCAACCAGGAACGTGGTCTGGCCATTGATCAGGACAGTATCACGGAAGGCCTCATAAAGGCTCTTCATATCCAGCTCACGGTAGACAAAGAGGCCGATGATGATGGAGTAAACAATGGCTGCAACGGCGGACTCGGTGGGGGTAAAAATACCGCCGTAGATGCCGCCCAAGATGATGACCGGCACCAGCAGCGCCCAAATGGAGCTCTTCAGAGTGTTCCACAGCGTCTTCAGAGCAAACTTCTTCTTGCTGCCGTAGTGGTTCTTCCTGGCGGTGAAATAGTTCACGGCCATCAGCACAACACCGATCATAATGCCGGGGATAACGCCGGCCAGGAACAAATCGGAGATGGAGCACTGGGCTGCCACACCGTAGATGACAAAAGGAATGCTGGGGGGAATGATGACGCCGATGGTGCCGGCGGCCGCGGTGATGGCGGTCGCATAGGCGGGGTCATAGCCCTCTCTCTTCATCTCGGGAATGGTGATGCCGCCGATGGCGGTCACCGTCGCGGGAGAAGAGCCGGAGAGAGCGGCAAAGAACATAGATGCCACAACCGTAACCATACCGGTGCTGCCAGTGATCCAACCCACCAGGGCATCGGCAAAGTCCAGTATCCTTCGTGAGATACCGCCGGACTTCATCAGGTTGCCGGCCAGCATAAAGAACGGGATTGCCATCAGCGGGAAGGAATCCAGGCCGCTGAAGCAGGCGGTCGCAATAGAGGTCAGACCAATGTTTGTGGTAGTCACCATCGTGGTGATAGTGGCAACGCCAAGGGATACTGCAATGGGAGCGCCGATGACCATCAGGAAAAACATGACGCCGAACAAAACAATAATCTTTAATGCCATCAGCACTCACCCTCTTCCTTTTTTGCTTTGGAGGCTTTGATGTCGTGATAGCAGTTTTGCAGCAGACGAATCAGCATCAGTGTCATACCGGTGGGAATGGAGGCGTAGGGAATCCACATGGGAATACCGCTGCCCACCGCGATCTGGCCGCCGCTGTACACGCTGCTGGTCAACTTAACGGAGATGAACACCATAACACACAAAAATGCGATCCACACGATGGTGGAGATGATGTTGCAGACTTTCTTGCCCATCTGGGGCAGTCTCTCATAAACCACGTCGATGCAAACGTGCTTACGCTCTTTGGTTGCATAGGAAGCGCCCACCCAGGTCAGCCACAGGAAAATGTAGCGGGCCAGTTCTTCGCTCCAAGGCAGGGGAATCTTCAGCAGGTAACGGGTAATGACCTGCATCGTAACGATGATTACGGCAGCCACCATCAGGATTACCAGGAAAACTTCCTCCAACCTTTCATTCAAAAACTTCAGGACTTTCATGAAAAGTGGAATCTCCTCTCTCTTATAGGGTGTCCTGCACAGGAAGCAGTCCCTGTGCAGGACACTCAGCCTTTACTGTTCAGGCGTTGGGAATCGCAGGATTACTTGTTGTGCGCAGCAGCCATGTCGATCAGATCCTGGCCGTATTCGGCGGCGGCAGTCTTGTAGACGCTGTCCTCGGCGACCTTCTGGAAGGCAGCCTTCTGATCGGCATCCAGGGTGATTACTTCGGTGCCGGCGGCCTCGATGTCGGTGACCAGGCTGGCGTTCTGTTCGGTGATCATTTCGCGCTGATACTCAACGGTGTTGGCAGCAGCCTCGGCGATCACAGCCTGATAGTCGGCGGGCAGGCTGTTGTAGAAGTCACCGGCGATGCAGAGGGGAGTGGAGGTCCAGACATGCTCGCTGACAGTCATGTACTTCTGAACCTCATAGATGGCGTTGTTGTAGATCATAGCGGTGGGGTTCTCCTGACCGTCCACGGTCTTCTGCTGCAAAGCGGTGAACAGCTCGGTAAAGGACATGGGGGTGGGAATGGCACCCAGAGCGTCGAAATACTCAACGTGCAGGGTGTTGGTCATGGTGCGGATCTTCAGACCTTTCAGATCATCAGGAGTGCTGACGGGCTTCTTGGAGTTGGTGATGTTGCGGAAACCCACGTCCAGATAACCCAGGTTGATGATGCCGGTCTGCTCTTTCAGCAGGTTGTTCAGATAGTCGCCGAAGTCGCCGTCCAGTGCCTCATGTACTGCGTCGATGGACGTCCACATAAAGGGCAGACCGATCAGGTTGAACTCGGGAACCGTGGCAGCCAGTGTGGCGTCGGTCAGGCCGGCCATCTCCAGGTCGCCGATACGCATGGACTCCATGTTCTCAGCCAGGGAACCGAGCTGGGAGTTAGGGTACAGCTCCACGGTGATGTTGCCGTTGCTGATGCCCTGCAG
Proteins encoded:
- a CDS encoding DMT family transporter: MKAKGILYIILSGVIFGMMPIGAKVIYANGGNSYFLTLVRFSLSLLPLYLLDRMDCRRCGIEGRTRLSRRQIGQLILLSAGFTATPAFLFLSYNYISSGLSTTLHFVYPVLVLVGCALFFREKIGRRELVCCALCMAGVLSFYTPGDSGNIFGVCIALLSGITYALYIIILAKSGLQMVLRRYQLTFCVQGAGAVALLVVSTAVGALHVHVTLLGWVLICFFTFGTTTATIFFQMGTKLCGPQYASLLSTFEPLTSVVAGVVLLHEGMTLRSGLGIACVLASVLLLAWKKGAKSEGDQAAEEPPAVIDGKDEQI
- a CDS encoding SDR family NAD(P)-dependent oxidoreductase, whose product is MEIQDKYLSLEGKVAIITGAGSGIGLAVSQLYVKYGAKVAMVDISDKCQEEADKIGDSAKFFKCNVSSEADVKATVEAVKAAFGRIDILVNNAGIIVRKTVLDTTEEEWDRCLDIGLKGVFLFSKHTVPIMIEQGGGVIVNTASGAAIKGVPDSAPYNAYKGGVAALTRGMAVDFGKYNIRVNCVCPGDIITPMLISEGIQTGKITTADPKTPEEKEAMEKFLESCGSYRPLRRIATAEQIAYTFLFLATDMSVYATGGSFVVDGGRCS
- a CDS encoding TRAP transporter large permease, whose product is MALKIIVLFGVMFFLMVIGAPIAVSLGVATITTMVTTTNIGLTSIATACFSGLDSFPLMAIPFFMLAGNLMKSGGISRRILDFADALVGWITGSTGMVTVVASMFFAALSGSSPATVTAIGGITIPEMKREGYDPAYATAITAAAGTIGVIIPPSIPFVIYGVAAQCSISDLFLAGVIPGIMIGVVLMAVNYFTARKNHYGSKKKFALKTLWNTLKSSIWALLVPVIILGGIYGGIFTPTESAVAAIVYSIIIGLFVYRELDMKSLYEAFRDTVLINGQTTFLVGISMSFARFLTMSQVPTTIAKGILNISNPIAILLVINLFLLIVGCFIDNISSTVILTPILLPIILGIGMSPVQFGIIMTVNLAIGFITPPYGCNLFFASAISGVSVVDIAKKILPMIGVMLIVLMLLTFVPVLSIGILG
- a CDS encoding TRAP transporter small permease is translated as MKVLKFLNERLEEVFLVILMVAAVIIVTMQVITRYLLKIPLPWSEELARYIFLWLTWVGASYATKERKHVCIDVVYERLPQMGKKVCNIISTIVWIAFLCVMVFISVKLTSSVYSGGQIAVGSGIPMWIPYASIPTGMTLMLIRLLQNCYHDIKASKAKKEEGEC
- a CDS encoding TRAP transporter substrate-binding protein, whose amino-acid sequence is MKKLFCLLLSAVMAFSLVACGDSGSGSAGGSASGSAGGNSANPADWGLTTEVTSTDKITIRLAYDCSDTHPSHKAFVEKFQEPLQGISNGNITVELYPNSQLGSLAENMESMRIGDLEMAGLTDATLAATVPEFNLIGLPFMWTSIDAVHEALDGDFGDYLNNLLKEQTGIINLGYLDVGFRNITNSKKPVSTPDDLKGLKIRTMTNTLHVEYFDALGAIPTPMSFTELFTALQQKTVDGQENPTAMIYNNAIYEVQKYMTVSEHVWTSTPLCIAGDFYNSLPADYQAVIAEAAANTVEYQREMITEQNASLVTDIEAAGTEVITLDADQKAAFQKVAEDSVYKTAAAEYGQDLIDMAAAHNK